One Pseudoalteromonas rubra genomic window, ATACTTTTAGCTCGGCAAAACGCTCGTCCTCAGCATTAATGATGCCATCACCATTACTATCAAACTCCGCCAGTGCCTCATAGCCATCTCTTGCAAGTGTACCGTCGGCCAATCGGGTTTCTGTACCAAACAGTTCACCGCCGCCGTTGACTATGCCATCCTGATTTCGATCTAAGAACAAAAAGCCATCGTCAGGTGCCAGCCAACTCACCCTTTCCGCAAAACCGCTATTGTCTAAATCAAAGTGCACGCCATTTTCAAGTGATTTGGTTTCAATGCCATCCCCATCTAAATCCAGTGCCAGTGGATCTTTGTTCACAGGCGGAGGCGGGGGAGGCGGCTTAGGCTTGCGCTTTGGTTTCGGCCTTGGTTTTGGCTTTACCACATTGCCGCTGTCGTCATCATCTCCATTGCCATTACCAGTACCACTATCAGGCTGGTAGGGGACGTAAGGTGTACCATCCGGATGAATCAGTTTACCCGTGATCACATCTCGCAGCACCAACGTCGAATAGTCCACAAACTCACCGGTGTGAGTGTCTATCAGCTCAACACCGGGAGGACGTAAATTGGTAGAGGCGTCTTTGTAACCTCCTTTAGTGATCGAGCCATCGGTATTAACCCAAAGTTGATCACTGGGGTGAATATCCTGCCCCATATAAATAAGGTAAGGTTCTAGTGGAAGGCCAGTACCGATTTTACATTCAAACCCACCGACCGGAAAATCCGCCGAGTCCAGCTCGGTTTTAAGCTGACCAACAAGATCATTAAATTTGGTGAACATGGCTGTTTTACGATCGTCCGCCAGCAGGCTATGCTCACCCTTGTTATTGACATCGACAACATTATTGAGATAGTTATTAATCTTGCCCTTTTGCTCACTGAGTAACGAATACAATTGCTTTTTTTGCGCCAGTGTCATTGATTCCAACACTTTGAACGCTTCCGCAAAACGGCGCTCCTGCAACCCATATGGCCTGCCATCGACCTTGCCATCATCGTTGAAGTCCTTGGACCTATTACTGCCAAACAGCACTTCAAAAAAAGCATTATGAATGTTGCCGCTGACAATCGCAGCTGACAGGTTTTTACCTACCATGGCCTTGGTACCGCCATTAAAGGCCAAAGATAATACTGTGGTACGCTGCGACTCACTCAGCCCATCCCAGTGGGCTTTGGCATCGGCTTGACTTATTTCCTGGCGGCTCGCCAGGGTTTTAATAATTTGCTTTTCATAATCCTGCATGGCCGTGTCGAAAATGGGCTTCATGGCCTCTTTGGCTGCAGTATCATCGCCAAACTCACTAAAACTAAAGGTATCCTTTGCTTTGGCCTTTAATTCGGGAGCGGTAATTTTATCTTTATACTTCTTTAATATGTCGTTTATTTTTTTGGTGTTGGCACTGAGCGTACTTTTGTTCCATTCTGCTTTATCAATGACCTTTTTAATTTCACCTTTAAATAAGCTATAGTTATCTTTTCCTATATTATCATTGCTATAGCCCAGTTTATCCAGCACTTGTATAAGCACATCTTCATTTCTAAGGTTGTAACCAACACCAATTGTTGGTATCCCTTTATGATCAAAGTAGATGTCTTTTTCAACACCTTCATATTTTGATATAAAATCAAAAACATTATTTTCACTAGTCAAAACACACTCCTTTCGCGATTAAATAAAAACTAGTAGTTATACCAAAAACCACACCAACTCTCTTCTGCACGCCCTTTATCAATTGATTTTATATAATCCATTTTAACATATACCTTAGCCCCCAAATCAGCGTGCTTTAATGTGGCTACGATCTCGTTTTTTGTAAAACTAAATACTTTACCTTCAAAAACAGTTAACCTGTTCTTACTTCTTTTTCCAATAGACTTTAATTCTCCATCATCACCAACGGTATAATAATCCCTATGATAACCGTGCTCTAAAGCTTTCTTAAAAACTCCATCCTGGCCTAGCTCACGCCACCTTTTTAATTTATCATCCACATCCTCTTCATAACCAAGTCCCTCACAAAATACATCCGGCCTGGAATATCTTACCAACCTCTCCTTATTTCCATCTCCATCAATATCTAAATAAGTCATTTCCATCTTTATATAACCACTTTGATATTTTTTCAGTTGCTCCTGCCAGTTGGTTTGCTCTTTATGGTTAAGCTGCGCTATTTGCTTATCCAGCTGCTTAAGTAGCTCCCCCTCAACCGATTTAAAGGGCAGCGTTTTAAATCCAGAGTCGTTCAGATTAGGGAGTTTACAGCCGCGAAAATCTTCCCTCGGCGTGCGGTTAAGCACCTTGAGGTAAGCCTGACATTCTTTATCGCCCCAGCCGTAGGTCGTCAGCCTGAAGTTGGGTAGCGGCGTGTCCTGACCATTGATCTGGGCTATCCGAGCCTGATAGGCACGGGTAAAGCAAGTGTCTGTCTTGCACTGTGCCAGCACGGATTTATCCCACTGTCGCTGCTCAGCCAAAAAGTCCTCTTTGGCGGCCATACAATCCCAATCATCTTCACGACGCAGAATTTCAGCATCCTGACAGAGCCAGGCTCGCTGGTTATGAAACGCCACATTCAACGCTTCATTGGCTGCTGTTAAAGTGGTTGACTGACATATTCGTTTATCCAGCTCAGACGTCGGTTGTTTACAATTTGCTCCCACCGCCCAGACATAGTGGGGCAGTAGCAACAAGGTACTGCTGAGTACAGCCAGTTTAGTGAAACTAGACATAATGCTTCCTTATTTTGGATTAAGTGTTGCGCCTTAACGCTCGCGGGCACCTTCGTCCAGGTGCTGTACAACGGGTGATAACAAAAATTCGATGATCCGACGCTGACCAGTTTTTACTTCCGCAGATACACTCATACCTGCGCTTAGCGGCACAACGCGGCTATCAACCAGGAT contains:
- a CDS encoding lysozyme inhibitor LprI family protein, producing MSSFTKLAVLSSTLLLLPHYVWAVGANCKQPTSELDKRICQSTTLTAANEALNVAFHNQRAWLCQDAEILRREDDWDCMAAKEDFLAEQRQWDKSVLAQCKTDTCFTRAYQARIAQINGQDTPLPNFRLTTYGWGDKECQAYLKVLNRTPREDFRGCKLPNLNDSGFKTLPFKSVEGELLKQLDKQIAQLNHKEQTNWQEQLKKYQSGYIKMEMTYLDIDGDGNKERLVRYSRPDVFCEGLGYEEDVDDKLKRWRELGQDGVFKKALEHGYHRDYYTVGDDGELKSIGKRSKNRLTVFEGKVFSFTKNEIVATLKHADLGAKVYVKMDYIKSIDKGRAEESWCGFWYNY